One window of Posidoniimonas polymericola genomic DNA carries:
- a CDS encoding saccharopine dehydrogenase NADP-binding domain-containing protein, whose translation MSESKHPVTILGAGKIGRGIARILHLSGRYEVYVADISADALASLKEETPVATGELDVNNHAEMVSTLKAHGSVISALPFDQNVTVARAALEAGVSYFDLTEDVATTQAIRSIAEEAAEGQIFMPQCGLAPGYIGILAHDLCQQFDRLDRVMLRVGALPLYPTNMLKYNLTWSIDGLINEYCNPCEAIYSGEPCDLQPLEGLESFALDGVDYEAFNTSGGLGTLCETLSGKVNTLDYKTVRYAGHRDLMMFLLHGLRMIDRRELLKELMEDAIPCTNQDVVLIFSTVTGWRKHRFEQIACARKVYHDQVHGLDASSIQITTASSVCVVVDLHFAGKLPGKGFVRQEDVRLSDFESNEFGLPYAKATTVKTPTTPHAASHPMGT comes from the coding sequence ATGAGTGAGTCCAAGCACCCGGTCACGATCCTCGGAGCCGGCAAAATCGGCCGCGGCATCGCCCGCATCCTGCACCTTTCCGGCCGGTACGAGGTGTACGTGGCGGACATCTCCGCCGACGCGCTGGCGTCGCTCAAGGAGGAGACCCCGGTCGCGACCGGCGAGCTGGACGTCAACAACCACGCCGAGATGGTGTCGACCCTCAAGGCGCACGGCTCGGTGATCTCCGCCCTGCCCTTCGACCAGAATGTCACGGTCGCCCGAGCGGCGCTTGAGGCGGGCGTCAGCTACTTTGACCTGACGGAGGATGTCGCCACGACGCAGGCGATCCGCTCCATCGCCGAAGAGGCGGCCGAGGGCCAGATCTTCATGCCGCAGTGCGGGCTCGCGCCGGGCTACATCGGCATCCTCGCGCACGACCTTTGCCAGCAGTTCGACCGGCTCGACCGGGTGATGCTGCGTGTCGGCGCGTTGCCGCTCTACCCGACCAACATGCTGAAGTACAACCTCACCTGGTCGATCGACGGACTGATCAACGAGTACTGCAACCCGTGCGAGGCGATCTACAGCGGCGAGCCGTGCGACCTGCAGCCGCTCGAGGGCCTGGAGTCGTTCGCGCTGGACGGCGTCGACTACGAGGCGTTCAACACCTCCGGCGGACTCGGCACCCTGTGCGAGACCCTGTCCGGCAAGGTCAACACGCTCGACTACAAAACCGTCCGCTACGCCGGCCACCGCGACCTGATGATGTTCCTGCTGCACGGCCTGCGGATGATCGACCGCCGCGAGCTGCTCAAGGAGCTGATGGAGGACGCGATCCCCTGCACCAACCAGGACGTGGTGCTGATCTTCAGCACCGTGACCGGCTGGCGCAAGCACCGCTTCGAGCAGATCGCCTGCGCCCGCAAGGTGTACCACGATCAGGTGCACGGGCTGGACGCCAGCTCGATTCAGATCACCACCGCTTCGAGCGTTTGCGTGGTGGTCGACCTGCACTTCGCCGGCAAGCTCCCCGGCAAGGGATTTGTCCGGCAGGAGGACGTCCGGCTGTCGGACTTCGAGTCGAACGAGTTCGGCCTGCCCTACGCCAAGGCGACTACCGTCAAGACGCCGACCACGCCGCACGCCGCCTCGCACCCGATGGGCACGTAG